The genome window ACCCTGAAGCTTGTTTGCAGGCTCAGAGGACAGCCCAGTCTCACCCTCCGCACAGCCCTCCGTCCACCaactccctcctcccaccaagCCTCCCTCGCCCACGGTGACCCGTTGCTCGTGCACCCACCGAGGACCAGGCCAGGCAGACCAGGAGTGGCTCTGAGTGCCCGGCACCAGATCAAACACAGGCAAGATCTCCATTCCTCTGGGCCTCGCGTGACTCCCAAATTGAAGGCACAACTCCAGGAAAGGGACACGAAGTAAACGCCAATGGTGTCTGTTTTAGAGCTGGCAGGACCGGAGCGGGGAGAGAATTTGCCCGTCATACAGTATGTTGCAGGCAAAGCTGGAGTTCCAACCTGACTCCGGCTTCCTAAATTTGCAACACCGTCCCCTGAAATCGCGGGAACGCCCGTGGTGAGTGGGACACGCCGCGGAGAGACGGGGATCGCGCCCCAAGATAGGGAATGCGAGGTCTGCGTCTCCGAGTTCTCTGAGAACGTCCCGAGCTCAGCGCAGGGCAGGACTGAGTACAGGCTGAGGGCCTGGGGGGCTCGGGGTTTTCTCAGGGTCGGGGTCCGGGCAGGCCAGGTCCCAGGGAACACTGGCTTCTTTGCCGGTTGTCTCGCTCCCCTGGGAGGCGGACCCTTGACTTTCTCCACTCCACGCGCCCAGGGCCTCGGCCCGTGCCCAGCAGGCTCTCCGTGTCGGGGGCTTAAGTTCTGGGGCCAACTCGCGTGGATGGGCCAAGGGTCCGGGCCTCACGAGGTCTCCCTGCTCGGCGCAGCGGACTGCGGACGGCGGCCTCCCGAAGCCCGACCGCCCAGCAGCATCGTCCTCCCCACCACAAACCTACCGGCTCACCGCGGCCTGGCTGCCTCCATCTTGCGCCGCGCTCGGCCCTCTGGGAAACTGAGTCCTCTGCCGGCCAACGGCCGCGGCTTCAGCGCCTGAAGAACTACACCTCCCACAAGTCACTGGGCCGCTACTCCCGAGGCCTATCGGGAGTGTGGTCTCTGCGCATTCGCTGTCTTCGCTCCCGGAAACGGCGCTCTCTCGCGAAGAGACCGGAATTGACTAAggccaggagggaggctgggaagccgAACTACGACTCCCAAAATGCTCGAGAGCTAACGGTCAGCGCCGCGTTCCCGGGGCCGCAGCGCCACTTGCCGGAAGCCGCGAGGACCGGAAGTGCATCGACGCGTGCGGCGTCGTTCCCGGGCACTTCCGGTCCTGGCCTGGAGCGGCCGGCCACGCCCTCGTGGGTTCCGGGAGCCGGGCAGCTGGGCGTGTCCCACGTTGCCCGCTCGTCCCAACCTCCCGACTGCCCGGGCCCGCCGTGCGGCAGCCCTCCTGGGAGAGGCGCCCTTACCTATTCCTGCCGATGGCCGATGGCCTGGCTGGTTATTTCTGCCCCGAAGCGCAGGGCAGATCCCGGTCTCCCCTGGACGGGCCGCACGTACCTCGGCCCGGGGCCCAGGCGGCCGGCGCCCTTTCCCTGCTGGCGCCTCGCCTGCTGGACGGCCAGAGCGCTCTCCCTCGCCCAGGGCTGCACCCCGAGAATCCAGCGTTCAGGCCATGCTGCAGCCTAGCCCAGGGACCCAGAGGGGAAACAGGACCCGTTCTGATCATCCCTAAGGCCGCCCCCATGCAGGGCCTCACCAGGAACGCAGAATCCAGGCCACCGCAGGCAGCTAGTTCACACCGCAGCTAGCAAGGGTGACACCCAGGCCTCGGCCAGGACGTTCCCAGGGCTTCGCAGCACAGGGAGAAGTAAAAAGGAGCGGGTTCCTTGggccatccagttttcccaacccaCCAGCACCCCCCTGGACTGTGGAAGGGCAGGCCCGCCGAGGCCCTGTGACCCCCAATGCAGGGCTGGGGTTAGTTTCCAAAATCAGCACCCCCAAGGAGGTCCCAGGGAGCCCTTGACGTATGAATCCCAGCCAGGGACTTGTTGTCTCAAGAGGTCAAGTTAATGTACATGCAGGGGGGTACCTGCATGCAGCTCACGGTGACATCACCCAGCATTCCCGCTGGGGGCAGCAGCCTACCCAAGAGGTGGCTGGGCCTCAGTCCACGGTGGTGGGCCAGGTAGGCTCCCCCAGGTAGTGGCTGAGGCCTTGCCCTCCAGCCCCTGCAAGATGTGGCCACCCAGCCCCTTGATGGGACGTCTGCAAGCAAACTAGAAGGTCAGAGAAGAGCCCCTCAGACCCTTGGGAGGGAGCAGTGTGTCCATCCTCCTGAGCTGGCCCTCAGGAGGGCGGCGAGTCTTGCAGGGTCCCCACATCCTGTACCACATTCTTGGGCCGCCTGCCTGCCCCGCACAGAGCCCGCTGGGCAGTGGTGCACaaggaatgggggtgggagggagggccgGGTGGGGGCTGCTCCAGGTGGCACAAGGCCCAACAAAGGGGCGTGCCCTCCGCGGAGTCCTTCTGGGCGCCCCACAGACACCCACCAAGAGGGTCGGCGGCACAGCCTGGGCCCAGCGAGGTCCAAAGAGCTGAGCACCGCCTGCGCCAGGCTCCTCGGCCCCTCGGGCTGCCCCTGGGTCTCAGACACCACGGGCACAGGAAGGGGCCGGACATTGTGGTAGCATGCctgatttttccttctttattgaaTGACTTTCAAGATGTAATTACAATCGAAGGTGACGCGTTAGAAAGGAGAGGTGCGTTGAAGGCATAAGGCTGCTCGTGGACCCGGCTCTAGAGACAGGTGGCCGGAAAGGAACAAGGATTAAAAAAGGCTGAGCGTGTGCCACCCGTGGGGACGGGTGGGTAGGAGGGCGCAGCTCAGCCGGACGGCCCTTCGTGGCCCCGAGGAGAAGCCCGGCTGAGCAAGCAGCGCCCCCGAGCAGCCCCAAAAGCAGAGGGGGCCCCTGCCCTGCAGTCCCCAGGGCCACTCACGTGCCACCTACAGGTGACATCAGCCCCGAAAGCAACAGGGAACTTCAGGACAAGAACAAAACCTCAAAAGTAAAAAGGCTGGTAAGTGTAGCAGTGATACCAGGAGGTTATATACACAGGTGGTGACGGCCCCTTCTCAGAAGTGTCCGGGTCACTCTGGGCGCACTGCAGGGGTCCCAGCGGCCCTCCCTGCGGCCTCAGCCTCAGTACACCGAGCTGTTCCGGATGCCACAGCAGAGCACCATGCTCAGGATCATCTCGAAGATCTGCGGAGGAGGGGGTGCGGGTGGGCAGGTGGGTCAGCACCCGGAGACCCGTGGGGGGGCCCCGAGCAGACGCCCGGCCCGCCCCACTCACCATGATCACAGCCACCACGATGGCGGCGATGCCGATGAGGTACAGCTTCCCCGAGAAGAGCTCGTCGATCTTCCCGTGGCAGTCCTCCTGCGGGGGCGGCCAGAGAGCAGTCAGAGGTGCCCGTCCTCTGCCCCCGGCGAGGCCGCAGCCCAGGGGCATTGCGGAAGGAGCACAGAGGGGCACAGCCCTGCCCCCCAGGACCCCTCAGCGGAGGTGTGAACAGGGCCTGGTCTCTGCCAGGTTTTAACTCACATCCGTTTTAAACAAACACGGAAATGGCGAGTGTGCCGTGTGCGCCCTCTTGCACTCAGAGATTGGGAAGCACCCACGACGGGACTGACCCGGGAGGTCAGGGCGCCTCCATGCCAGGTTCGGAGGGCTCCCCCATCGGGAACCTGGGCCAGAGACTCGCCTCCCCATAGGCCGGCCGGCAGCAAAAATCTGGCCTCAGCCCCCAGGCAGAGCAGCCCCAACTCCAGCCACAGGACTGCCCAGTATGGCCGTGTCCTTGCCCTTGCCAGCGGGAGCCCCGAGAGGGCCAGCCACCGCCCAGGACCCACCAGGGGTGGCAGCCAAATGGGGGAGGCAGCAGGCCCCGGCCCACCCTGGGaggccccacccatcagcacacacCTTTAGCAAGTTGCTGACGACGTTGCCGCCCGAGGGACACAGGCTGTTCTTGAACACGGAGGTGGTCACTGTGGTCAGCGCGTTGGAGCCACAGCAGTTAAGCTGCAGAGATGGAGGGCGCCCGCCGTCAGCCCTGGACACGCGGTCCGCAGGCTACAGAGGCCCCAGGAGCTGCGCCGGCCAGGcgtgggggcggggggctgggcgGGTCCCCTCCAGGGGGAGAACGGAGCCCAGCGGCCCACTCCGCCCCCTCCTCGCACTCAGCTGTGCTGCGCAGAGACCCCTGCACCCCAGCTGCCTTGGCTCATCTAGTTCCCACCGGGGACCCCCAGGTCCCTCAGAATCTCCCCAGGTCCCAATGCCCCTCCCGCTCCTGGCTGAGGTCTCACTGAGAGGACAAAACCCCCGGCCCCCCGGACGCCCTCCCCGACCCCCGCCTCTCCCCTGGTCCCCCAGTCCCCCTGGACGCCCTCCCCGACCCCCGCCTCTCCCCTGGTCCCCCAGCCCCCCTGGACGCCCTCCCCGACCCCCGCCTCTCCCCTGGTCCCCCAGTCCTCCTGGACGCCCTCCCCGGCCCCCGCCTCTCCCCTGGTCCCCCAGTCCCCCTGGACGCCCTCCCTGGCCCCCGCCTCTCCCCTGGTCCCCGGCCCCCCGGacgccctccccgcctcccccggcCCCCCCGCACCGTCTCGTGGAAGGTCTTCACCACGGCCTTGGCATTGTTGGCGTCATCGTCCATGATGGCCTGCTGCAAGGCCTGGTCGTAGAACTGCTTCACGTCCTTGGCGATCTGGGGAGGGAGGCGGTCACAGCACAGCGGGACTGTCCCCCCCCGAGACGTGCCCTCGCCTGGCTCTCCCGGAAGGTATCACTCCCAGGACAGACCTGCCCGCCACCGAGCCCTAGAGGTGACCCTGCCTTCCACTCGGTCGCCATGCTGCCTCTTCCAGAAAGCCCTCTGTGGGCTTCCTACCGGGAAGAGCCCTCCCAAAGCACCCTGCAATccgacccccgcccccccccgcagcctgagcccctcctccctccccaccagcagcccccctgcccctccccacggACACTGGCTCACCTGGTCCTTGTTGACAAAACCCCAGATGCCGGCGGCCACTTCACAGGCAAAGAGGATCACCAGGCAGGTGAAGAACTGaaaaggggagaggagggcagagagaggaggtCAGAGCCGGCCAGAGAGGGCCCGGGGCTTCCTGAGGCCCCAGTGACCGACCAGCGTGTGTGGGGTGGCCGCTGGTATCCACCCACCCAAGACCCGACAGCGGATGAGAGGTGTGGAGCCGAGAAGCAGAATCTAGGACTCGGCCCGGCAGCGAGATGCCAATGTTCTCATCATCGCCGAGACACCGGGCTCCACAGGAtggggtgggtgtgggaggggaggaCACGGTTGGTTCTGGGCGGGTTGGAAAGGGCACGGAGGCAAAGCCCATGGGAAGGGGGTCGCCGTGGTGCGCCTGGGCTCGCCCACCGGAGACACAGGCACAGCCTCCTGCAGCCCGCGTCTCCCAGACGCCAGGCCCTGGGCAGCACAGCCAGGCCTCCACTTCCCGTCCGTCGGTGGGTGACATGCCCAGGGCCACCTGAGGCTGGCTCTGGCACTGGGACCGGGACTCAGTCCCTATTATATCTGTGGctttttttaagaaggaagaaagagaaaaagcaacttTGGAACTCAGTAGGAACTAGACAAAGAACTAGACGTAACGGCAGTCCACCTCGGAGGAATCTGAGACCCGATCGGGGAAACCAGAGAGCTGGCATTCTGGGGGAGGTCCGCAGGGCCAGACTGGCAAGGGGGGGCACCAAGCTCCACGTCGGGGACTGAAGGCGTTCTGTCTCCACCGGAGCTCCCGGTTCTGCCCCCGGCCGGCCCCGCAGCCCTCACCCTCAGCCCAGCCCCGGCCCAGGGCCTTACCGTCCCCAGCAAGCACTGGGACTCCTGGATGGCTCCGTAGCAGCCCAGGAACCCGACAAACATCATCACGGCACCCACGGCAATGAGGATGTAGATGCCTGCGGGGAGAGGCGGCCGCCCTCAGCGCCCCGGCGCCCCAGGAGGCAGGACAGACGGACACCCCGATGCCCCGACGTCCCAGCGCCCCCGGAAGCCCTCCCCCCCGTCTGCGTACATACAGCCCACTGCCCAGGACCCTGGAG of Balaenoptera ricei isolate mBalRic1 chromosome 8, mBalRic1.hap2, whole genome shotgun sequence contains these proteins:
- the CD81 gene encoding CD81 antigen; protein product: MGVEGCTKCIKYLLFVFNFVFWLAGGVILGVALWLRHDPQTTNLLYLELGDRPAPNTFYVGIYILIAVGAVMMFVGFLGCYGAIQESQCLLGTFFTCLVILFACEVAAGIWGFVNKDQIAKDVKQFYDQALQQAIMDDDANNAKAVVKTFHETLNCCGSNALTTVTTSVFKNSLCPSGGNVVSNLLKEDCHGKIDELFSGKLYLIGIAAIVVAVIMIFEMILSMVLCCGIRNSSVY